In bacterium, the sequence TCCGAGACCTCGTAGTTCCGGCCGACGACGGAGATTCTCATCGTTGCCTCCAGCGGTTGGATTGGAAATAGTGCTCGGCCAGGTAGGAGCTGCGAACGAGGGGGCCGGCCGCGACGGTGGGAATCCCGATCCGCCGCGCCTTCTCCCCCTCTCCGTCGAACTCCTCCGGCCGCCAGTAGCGCGCCACGGGTAGCTGGTCCCGGGTCGGACGGAGGTACTGGCCGAGGGTGAGGATGCCGACCCCGGCCCGGGCGATATCATGGTAGACCCGCTCCAGTTCCGGTTCGTCCTCGCCCAGTCCCAGCATCAAGCCGGTTTTCGTGGTGAGCCCCGCGTCGGCCGCCCGGCGCAGAAGATCGAGCGACCTCGCGTAACGGGCGCCGGGGCGCACCGTGGAGTACAAACGGGGGACGGTTTCCAGGTTGTGGCCCAGCACGTCGGGGCGTGTGGAGAGAGCGGTTTCTATGGCCGCTTCTTCACCCTGGAAATCGGGAACCAGAAGCTCCACCCGCGGGACCGGCGCCAGGGCGCGCAGGGCCGCGACCGTTTTTTCAAAGTGCCCCGCTCCGCCGTCGGGGAGGTCGTCCCGGGTGACCGAGGTCACCACGACGTACCCCAGACCCAATCGCCGGGCGGCCTCGGCCACCCGCGCCGGCTCGTCCGGTTCCGGTTCTTCCGGTCTTTCGTGGGGGACGGAGCAGAAGCCGCAGCTCCGCGAACAGTTCTCACCCAGAATCATGAAGGTGGCGGTCCCCGAGGCGTAGCACTCGCCGCGGTTGGGACACCGGGCGCCCTCGCATACCGTGGCGAGTCCGAGCTCGGTAAGGGTGTGTCTGACCTCGCCCAGGCTTCCCGGTTTTTTCCGGGGAAGCCGCAGCCAGGTTGGAAGACGCTGGGCGTCGGAGCGGATCAAGCTTGAGTAAGGGGTTTAATGTTTAGACAAGGGGTTGAACCCTTGTCATAAGGGATTGCGTTTCGAGGCCGGAGGGATTCTCATCATGTTGCGGTACTTGGCCACCGTCCGCCGGGCCAGGACGAAGCCGTGCCACCACCTCCAAAGTCAGCGGTCTGAGACCCTCGAACCCGCCTGAAAGGAATTGGCGCTGGCGCTCGAAGATGGAGCGCGTTACGCGGAGGATGGTCCGCCGGCGCTCGTCTATGTTCTTTATGAACCAGACCGCCGAATTCACCTTGTCGCGGATGAAGGCCCGGGTTTCCCGGTCCGCCTCCCCGGAGTTCAATACGTTCCGGTAGTACCTGGAGATGCGCAGGCGGGGGATACCCCACTCGTTTAAATATACGCGAAAGTCGTCGCCTTGTTTCTCGACGAACACGTCGGGCCGGACATAAATGGTTCTATGGCCGGAGAAGTTGCGCGCGGGCTTGGGGTCCAGGGAGGCAATGAGGTGAACGGACTCGCGCACCTCCAGTTCGGTTGCGCCCAGGGCGCCGGCAATCCGCCGGTAGTCCCGCCGGGCGACGAGGGGGAGGTGATCGGCGACTATCCGCTCCGCCAGGGCGATAAGAGCGTCGTCGTTACCCGCCGCGGGGTCGGCGCCCCGGAGCTGGATGGTCAGGCACTCTTTCAGGGAGCGGGCTCCGACGCCGAGGGGGTCGAGACCGTGGACCCGCTCGGTGAGCACCCTCTCCACCTCCTCGACCTTGACCTCGGGCTTGAATTTCAGCCCCCCGGCCAGGGCCGCGAGGTCCACGTCGCGCAGGTAGCCGTCGGAGTCCAGGCTGCCCACTATCTCCTGGGCGATGGAGAGTTCGCGCTCGTCGGTGCAGTTCAGTGAAAGCTGCCAGTTCAGGTGGTCGGTGAGGGTGGTGGCGTTGGCCACGACCCGGTCAATGTAGGAGTCTTCCTCCTGCGTCTCCATGGGGCGGACCGAGCGGTAGACCATGGGGTCGTACCGGACGTGGGCCTCCCAGCCTTCCAGGTTTTCCTCGTGGTCTCCGCCGGTTTCCCCTCCGGAGGGCTCGCCCAGGGTTCCCTCCGCCTGGCCGTCCTGCCGGGGGTTCTTCTCGGGCAGGAAATCCCGTTGGGCTTCCCAGGCCTCGTCGCCGCGGTCCTTCGTGTTAAGGTCCGTGTCCGTGTGGTCCGCGCGCTCCAGGGGGTCCAGCGCCTCCAGGACTGGATTGGCTACGAGCTCCTCATCCACCCGCTCCTTCAACAGGAGCATCGGCAGGGCGAGGAGCTTGATGGCCTGCTGCAGCTTTGGCGAAAGCTTGAGCTGCAGTCGGAGTGAGTTCTCCAGAGTCAGGCGAGGTTCTTTGGCGGCCATTGCCTTGTTTCCTCGGGCGCGGTTGCCCCACCCATAGGTTTTGTCATTTTGCCAGGGGCATTACTTCGGTTCGTCGGGGGCGTTACTGCGTTTTACGCCTCTATCATCTCTTGAATGTATCTTTGGAGCTGGTTTTCCATGTCGCCGGTGAGGTTGACGAACCGCAGCCCGAGCCCGAAGACCATATCCCGGTTCGCCGCCGCCGGATCGTTCAGGGGGTCGTAGTTCTCGGAAAGCTGGACCACGCCGCCCTCGGAGACCTGCCGGTAGGCCCTGACGACCTCGGCTTCCACGCAGGCTATCTTGGCCACCTTGGGAAGGATGAAGGAGAGGGTGATGAGTTTTCCCAGCTCGATCTCGAAGGGGAGCTGGTCCTCGATGTTGACCTCAATGGCGATTCCCGTGCTGGAGATGGAGCGCACCCGGACCTCGCGGTGGCGTTGCGAACGTCGGCTGGAAAGTCCGGTGATGATTACGGCGTCCAGGTCAACCGGCCTGTGCCTTGGGGCTTTACGGCGTTCGACTGGGGAGGCCAGCGGTCGACTCCTGGTGTTGCGTCCCACTACAGTCCCGGGAATAGATGTGGCATAAGGCGATAGGGGCTTTTAGCGACCACGTCTTTGGGGATAACCGCGGCTTTTGCCGGAGGCATAGCTTGGTTCGCCGGGGGCGTAGCTCGCTTCGCTCGGTTTGCCGGATGCATTATTTCTCTCCCCCTTCACAACGGATAGAATAATACCAGTCAATAGTATACTCTACTTTTCCACTTCGGGCAAGCGAGGGCGTATTAATAAAGGCCAGGCGAACCTGGCCCTGACGTGTGGCGCGGCGGACGGGACTCGAACCCGCAACGTCCGGCGTGACAGGCCGGTGCTCTAACCGAATTGAACTACCGCCGCTCGTTCACGCCCTTCCGTTGGGGGTGGAATCCTCCCATGTGGTGGGCGGAACAGGGATCGAACCTGCGACCTCCGGTGTGTAAGACCGGCGCTCTCACCGGCTGAGCTAACCGCCCTCATTTTGCCGGGGGCATTACTGCGTTTCACTCGCGCGGGGCATTCTATCCCCCCGCCCCGGTGCGTGTCAAGGGCCCGGGTGGACGGGATACCCTTGACCTAAACGAAGTAACGCCCTTGACGAATCCCCTAATTATGCTGCTTTTCCCGGCGCTCCTTCCAGCGCATGAAGGTCGGCCGGTCCAAGTCCTCGTCCCTCAGGGTGGGGAAGTTGATCACCAGCCCGCGGTCCGTGGTCCCGGTGGCCTCGAACTCCATGGGAACGATCTCCCGCTCCTCCTCGGGCTCCGGTTTTTCCTCCGTTTCGCGCGACTGCGTCGTCTTCTTGGTGAAGCCGGTGGCGATGACCGTCACCGTCACCTGGTCCTGGAGCTCCGAGTTGACGACGCCGAAGACTATCTCCGCGTTGTCGTCCGCCGCCTCGCGGATGGTGTCCATGGCCTCGTTCACGGCGAAGAGGGGCAGGTCCGGCGATGCGGTGATGTTTACCAGCACCCCCATCGCCCCCTCGATGGATATGCCGTCCAGGAGGGGTGAGCTGACGGCGTTGCGCACCGCGTCATGGATGGCGGTCTCGCCGGTGCCGTATCCGGTGCCCATGAGGGCGTCGCCCATCCCTCTCATCACGGTGACCACGTCGGCGAAATCCACGTTGATCATTCCCGGC encodes:
- the lipA gene encoding lipoyl synthase; this translates as MIRSDAQRLPTWLRLPRKKPGSLGEVRHTLTELGLATVCEGARCPNRGECYASGTATFMILGENCSRSCGFCSVPHERPEEPEPDEPARVAEAARRLGLGYVVVTSVTRDDLPDGGAGHFEKTVAALRALAPVPRVELLVPDFQGEEAAIETALSTRPDVLGHNLETVPRLYSTVRPGARYARSLDLLRRAADAGLTTKTGLMLGLGEDEPELERVYHDIARAGVGILTLGQYLRPTRDQLPVARYWRPEEFDGEGEKARRIGIPTVAAGPLVRSSYLAEHYFQSNRWRQR
- a CDS encoding PilZ domain-containing protein; this encodes MGRNTRSRPLASPVERRKAPRHRPVDLDAVIITGLSSRRSQRHREVRVRSISSTGIAIEVNIEDQLPFEIELGKLITLSFILPKVAKIACVEAEVVRAYRQVSEGGVVQLSENYDPLNDPAAANRDMVFGLGLRFVNLTGDMENQLQRYIQEMIEA